One Phycisphaerae bacterium genomic region harbors:
- the fabF gene encoding beta-ketoacyl-ACP synthase II, whose translation MAKRRIVITGMGLVTSLGEDLETYWSNIIACKSGIGPVRRFDASCYDSRIGGECVDFDPARYIDRKDVKRLDRFAQFAVAAAQSAAKNAGLSMPLPAEHQERTGVIIGSGIGGLTELEEQHVRLLEKGPSKVSVFTIPKLMGNAASGNVSLLFGAKGINTSVATACASATNAMGDALRAIQRNDCDMMFTGGSEAALTHLGLSSFCAMKALSTRNDDPQRASRPFDKDRDGFIMAEGAGVLIFEELEHAKARGATIVAEVLGFGASADAYHLTAPEPDGLGAAMALRRALADAGVNPQDVEYINAHGTSTELGDIGETKAVKAVFGDHARKLAISSTKSQLGHLLGASGGAELITTILGMLKDTLPPTVNLENPDPQCDLDYVPNQPRPGTINVAVSNSFGFGGHNACIVVRRFAD comes from the coding sequence ATGGCCAAGCGACGTATTGTCATAACAGGAATGGGTCTGGTCACGTCTCTGGGCGAAGACCTGGAGACGTACTGGTCCAACATCATCGCGTGCAAGAGCGGCATCGGTCCGGTCCGCCGGTTCGACGCCTCGTGCTACGACTCGCGGATCGGCGGCGAGTGCGTGGACTTCGATCCCGCCCGCTACATCGACCGCAAGGACGTCAAGCGGCTTGACCGGTTCGCCCAGTTCGCGGTGGCGGCGGCGCAGAGCGCGGCGAAGAACGCCGGCCTGTCCATGCCCCTGCCCGCGGAGCATCAGGAGCGGACCGGCGTGATCATCGGGTCGGGCATCGGCGGCCTGACCGAACTGGAGGAACAGCACGTCCGCCTGCTGGAAAAAGGACCCTCGAAGGTCTCGGTGTTCACCATCCCCAAGCTGATGGGCAACGCCGCCTCGGGCAACGTCTCGCTCCTGTTCGGGGCCAAAGGCATCAACACCTCGGTGGCCACCGCCTGCGCCTCGGCGACCAACGCCATGGGCGACGCCCTTCGGGCCATTCAGCGAAACGACTGCGACATGATGTTCACCGGCGGGTCCGAAGCCGCCTTGACCCACCTGGGCCTCTCGAGTTTCTGTGCCATGAAGGCGCTCTCGACCCGCAACGACGATCCACAGCGGGCCAGCCGCCCGTTCGACAAGGACCGCGACGGGTTCATCATGGCCGAAGGGGCCGGCGTGCTGATCTTTGAAGAGCTCGAACACGCCAAGGCCCGCGGCGCGACGATCGTGGCTGAGGTGCTCGGCTTCGGGGCCAGCGCCGACGCCTATCACCTGACCGCGCCGGAGCCCGACGGTCTGGGCGCCGCCATGGCCCTTCGCCGGGCCCTGGCCGACGCCGGAGTCAACCCGCAGGACGTCGAGTACATCAACGCCCACGGGACGAGCACGGAACTGGGCGATATCGGCGAGACCAAAGCGGTCAAGGCCGTGTTCGGCGACCACGCCCGCAAGCTGGCGATCAGCTCGACCAAAAGCCAGCTCGGGCATCTGCTCGGGGCCAGCGGCGGCGCTGAGCTGATCACCACCATCCTGGGCATGCTCAAGGACACGCTGCCGCCCACGGTCAACCTCGAGAATCCGGACCCGCAGTGCGACCTGGACTACGTGCCCAACCAGCCGCGTCCGGGCACGATCAACGTGGCGGTCTCCAACTCGTTCGGGTTCGGCGGCCACAACGCTTGCATCGTGGTCAGACGCTTCGCCGACTGA
- a CDS encoding tetratricopeptide repeat protein — MSRQRIIELNEALGRRPEHEFALYALAMEHASLGELERAVELFEQLVRTHPNYVPAYQQYASVLARLRRYDRMRTVLQSGLVHAQEHGQFHARDKMRDMLSQLP, encoded by the coding sequence GTGAGTCGCCAGCGGATCATCGAGCTGAACGAGGCTTTGGGCCGTCGTCCGGAGCATGAGTTCGCCCTCTACGCCCTGGCCATGGAGCACGCGTCGCTGGGCGAACTGGAGCGGGCGGTGGAGCTGTTCGAACAGCTCGTGCGGACCCACCCGAATTACGTGCCCGCCTACCAGCAGTACGCCTCGGTCCTGGCCCGCCTGCGCCGCTACGATCGCATGCGCACCGTGCTGCAAAGCGGCCTGGTGCACGCCCAGGAGCACGGCCAGTTCCACGCCCGCGACAAGATGCGAGACATGCTCAGCCAGTTGCCGTGA
- a CDS encoding RNA polymerase sigma factor, whose amino-acid sequence MAPNISDEQLVRHSAVGDARAFVELVRRNERVLTALVRYEVRDPASIEDVLQETLLQAWRGVGTLRQPAHFRAWLLQIARNRCRDFHRRSTRQGPVIEIEPHLQAAMSGDHPSEAAEFVEEILESLESRHPENRKLIEMFYLEGLSIDQIARRIRRPQGTVKRQLFAARNMVRSMAGIDRQERRIVMGSKKDRKPDFPERRPQITIEPSRARPFAVSVRELLWWPIIPDVGAQASGGWYDPPDWTLASVTSTRSVRPAQVHHVDCVEVEVNEWTRKGGWSEAVDTVFARLTDEKSQWLGVSRIADGMRKVFTFLGDDFEGDGGQHPRRIEDRGRFIEESFGVFRQSGYEPDAIGCGMFRLKVGPRAFTCLRTFYLDGELSGDHTTLIEAYFTRQGRTILQRHYCQRRCSESQRFRLDDQTRRTIDGVTFVHWYEVLFDTAIR is encoded by the coding sequence ATGGCACCGAACATTTCCGATGAACAACTTGTCAGGCACAGCGCAGTCGGTGACGCCCGGGCGTTCGTGGAGTTGGTCCGCCGCAACGAGCGTGTGCTGACCGCCCTGGTCCGGTACGAGGTCCGCGACCCCGCCTCGATTGAGGACGTGCTTCAAGAGACGCTTCTGCAGGCATGGCGAGGCGTCGGCACTTTGCGCCAACCCGCTCACTTTCGGGCATGGCTCCTCCAGATCGCCCGCAACCGCTGCCGGGACTTCCATCGCCGGTCGACAAGGCAGGGACCGGTGATCGAGATCGAACCGCACCTGCAGGCAGCGATGTCCGGGGACCATCCATCAGAAGCCGCCGAGTTTGTCGAAGAGATCCTCGAGTCCCTCGAATCCCGGCATCCGGAGAACCGAAAGTTGATCGAGATGTTCTACCTGGAGGGTTTGAGCATCGACCAGATCGCCCGGCGCATTCGGCGGCCGCAGGGCACCGTGAAGCGACAACTGTTCGCGGCCAGGAACATGGTACGGAGCATGGCTGGGATCGACCGCCAAGAGAGGAGAATCGTCATGGGATCAAAGAAAGACAGGAAACCGGATTTCCCCGAGCGAAGGCCGCAAATCACCATCGAACCAAGCCGGGCAAGGCCCTTCGCCGTGAGCGTACGAGAACTGCTGTGGTGGCCGATCATTCCCGATGTCGGCGCCCAAGCGTCCGGTGGATGGTACGACCCGCCGGATTGGACATTGGCCAGCGTCACATCGACCCGCAGCGTTCGCCCGGCCCAGGTGCATCACGTGGATTGCGTTGAGGTCGAGGTCAACGAATGGACCCGAAAAGGCGGCTGGAGCGAGGCTGTCGATACGGTGTTTGCCCGGCTGACGGATGAGAAGTCCCAGTGGCTTGGGGTCTCGCGCATCGCCGATGGAATGCGGAAGGTATTCACATTCCTCGGTGACGATTTCGAGGGAGACGGGGGTCAGCATCCGCGGCGGATCGAGGACCGCGGCCGGTTCATCGAGGAATCGTTCGGCGTCTTCCGCCAGAGCGGATACGAGCCCGACGCCATCGGCTGCGGGATGTTCCGGCTGAAGGTCGGTCCCCGCGCGTTCACCTGCCTTCGGACCTTCTATCTGGACGGCGAACTGAGCGGCGATCACACGACACTGATCGAGGCCTACTTCACCCGACAGGGACGGACCATTCTTCAACGGCACTATTGCCAGCGCCGTTGCTCCGAGAGCCAGCGGTTCCGCCTCGATGATCAGACGCGGCGCACCATCGACGGGGTCACATTCGTCCACTGGTACGAAGTCCTGTTCGATACGGCGATCCGATGA
- a CDS encoding LOG family protein — MSGTNDNGDQTRWLMKAYENIEFLKSPDARSVRVLCELVESEARLRRHHIRNTIVFFGSTRILPRQTAQKMLQDKKTGNHDRRTDQQIQEQAQRDLVMSRYYEDAVELARRLTEWSLAIPDPRRRFTICTGGGPGIMEAGNRGASLAGGESIGLNISLPFEQVPNPYQTRNISFEFHYFFIRKFWFFYLAKALVVFPGGFGTMDELFELLTLVQTRKTKKYMPIIIYGPEYWNEVFNFDALVKWGTISPEDLTLFQFFDDVDSTFEYLKAELLEHYVNPPEHGEGAHHP, encoded by the coding sequence ATGAGCGGAACCAACGACAACGGCGACCAAACCCGATGGCTGATGAAGGCTTACGAGAACATCGAGTTTCTCAAGAGCCCGGACGCCCGGTCCGTTCGCGTGCTCTGCGAGTTGGTCGAGTCGGAGGCCCGGCTGCGGCGTCATCACATCCGCAACACGATCGTGTTCTTCGGTTCGACACGCATTCTGCCCCGCCAGACCGCCCAGAAGATGCTGCAGGACAAGAAGACCGGGAATCATGACCGCCGGACCGACCAGCAGATTCAGGAGCAGGCCCAGCGCGACCTGGTCATGTCGCGATACTACGAGGATGCGGTCGAACTGGCCCGGCGGCTCACCGAATGGTCGCTGGCCATTCCGGACCCGCGCAGGCGGTTCACCATCTGCACCGGCGGCGGGCCCGGAATCATGGAGGCGGGCAACCGCGGGGCGAGCCTGGCCGGCGGCGAATCGATCGGCCTGAACATCAGCCTGCCCTTCGAGCAGGTGCCCAACCCGTACCAGACGCGAAACATCTCGTTCGAGTTCCACTACTTTTTCATCCGCAAGTTCTGGTTCTTCTACCTGGCCAAGGCGCTGGTCGTCTTCCCGGGCGGCTTCGGCACCATGGATGAGCTGTTCGAACTGCTGACCCTGGTCCAGACCCGCAAGACCAAAAAGTACATGCCCATCATCATCTACGGACCGGAGTACTGGAACGAGGTGTTCAACTTCGACGCGCTGGTCAAGTGGGGCACGATCAGCCCGGAAGACCTGACCCTCTTCCAGTTCTTCGACGACGTGGACAGCACCTTCGAATACCTCAAAGCCGAACTGCTCGAGCACTACGTCAATCCGCCCGAGCACGGCGAGGGGGCGCACCACCCGTGA
- the acpP gene encoding acyl carrier protein produces MQPQGWWWTRVSVLCQLGGSILADKTEVESKVIEIVSEQMGVDKAEISRETSFINDLNADSLDTVELVMELEDAFDMNIPDEEAEKIQTVGMAIDYITEHIDKQQQQS; encoded by the coding sequence ATGCAACCACAAGGCTGGTGGTGGACCCGGGTTTCGGTGCTATGCCAATTAGGAGGATCGATCTTGGCAGATAAGACTGAAGTCGAAAGCAAGGTGATCGAAATCGTCAGCGAGCAGATGGGCGTGGACAAAGCGGAAATCAGCCGCGAGACCTCCTTCATCAACGACCTGAACGCGGATTCGCTGGACACCGTCGAGCTGGTCATGGAACTGGAAGACGCGTTCGACATGAACATTCCCGACGAGGAGGCCGAGAAGATCCAGACCGTCGGCATGGCGATCGACTACATCACCGAGCACATCGACAAACAGCAGCAGCAGTCCTGA
- the fabG gene encoding 3-oxoacyl-[acyl-carrier-protein] reductase produces the protein MTAELQDKLAIVTGGSRGIGRAIVLALAGAGAKVVAMARNQEKLDAVAAEAGDLPGSVEAKVVDIADTAALAAAIDEVAEANGKLDILVNNAGITRDGLLISMDDGQFDEVLNVNLKSAFVAMRQAGKHMIRQRSGRIINITSVSGLAGNAGQCNYAAAKAGMVGLTKSAAKELAKRGVTVNAVAPGFIATDMTDVLPEKVKEAVLPMIPARRFGQPEEIAAAVRFLAGPGASYITGQVLVVDGGMLM, from the coding sequence ACCGGCGGGTCGCGAGGGATCGGCCGGGCGATCGTGCTGGCCCTGGCTGGGGCCGGGGCCAAGGTGGTGGCCATGGCCCGGAATCAGGAGAAGCTCGACGCGGTGGCTGCGGAGGCCGGGGACCTGCCCGGTTCGGTCGAGGCCAAGGTGGTGGACATCGCCGACACCGCGGCGCTGGCCGCCGCGATCGACGAAGTGGCTGAGGCCAACGGAAAACTCGATATCCTGGTCAACAACGCGGGCATCACCCGCGACGGCCTGCTGATCAGCATGGACGACGGCCAGTTTGACGAAGTCCTGAACGTGAATCTTAAATCCGCCTTCGTGGCCATGCGCCAGGCGGGAAAGCACATGATCCGCCAGCGCAGCGGCCGGATCATCAATATCACCAGCGTCTCGGGCCTCGCCGGCAACGCCGGGCAGTGCAACTACGCGGCGGCCAAGGCGGGCATGGTCGGCCTGACCAAATCGGCGGCCAAGGAACTGGCCAAGCGCGGCGTGACCGTCAACGCGGTGGCCCCGGGCTTTATCGCCACGGACATGACCGACGTGCTGCCCGAGAAGGTCAAGGAGGCGGTGCTGCCGATGATTCCGGCCAGACGGTTCGGCCAGCCGGAGGAAATCGCGGCCGCGGTGCGGTTTCTGGCCGGTCCGGGGGCTTCGTACATCACCGGGCAGGTGCTGGTGGTGGACGGCGGAATGCTCATGTAA